CCGTACCGCCGGTGCTCGGGGTCGCGTACCGACACCGGAATGTAGGCCAGCAGCGGCACCTCGGGAAGTTCGTCGTTGGCCAGCAATCGGTTTCGTAACGCGCCGGCGCAGGCGGCCAGCACCACGTCGTTGACGGTGACGCCGAGGTGCCGTTTGACGGTCTTGACGTCCTCCAGCGACACACTGGCGAAGCCGTTGGACCGGGTGCCCGACAACCGGCTGTTGAAACGGGTACGCGGCGCGTGCACCGCGTACGGGGAACCGTCACGGCGAATCAGCCGCGCGAATTCCTGTACGCCGGGCAACGACCTCAGCACCGGGCTCTGGTCAAGGTGGGCAAGGCTTCCCGCGACATTGCGCACCTTCTGCACCGCACCTACCGGCATCTCGAGCACCGCCCGTGCAGCCAGACCGAGCCGGCTCACCGCACCGGACGACTCGCCCTGCGCCGCGGGCGGTGCCCCCAACGAGGTTGCGTCGTCGACCAACACCCCGAAAACCTCTTTGGCGCTGATACCGTCCACCACACCGTGATGCAGCGTGAAAGCCACCGCGGTGCGCCCGGGTAACCCGTGGAACACGGTGACCCGCCAGAGCGGCTTGCTGCGGTCCAGCGGCGCCTTGAGGTCGTCGCTGACGGCGGCTCTCAGGCCTTGCTCGTCGGTGATATCCAACTCGACCTCGCGTACGTGGTCGACGGGATCCACGGTCACCGTCTCGAAAACCGGGTGGTCCAACCCGAATGGCACGGTGACTACTCGCCAGCGCAGTGGCGGATAGTGCTCGATACGTTCCCGAATACGTTGCGCGACAGCAGCAGCGGTGATCGGCCGCGCATCGTCCGGCGTGTCGTAGATCGACAGCCCGCAATAGTGCGATTCCGCGCCGGCTCGCTCGGCAGCGAAAAACTGCGCATCCAAACTTGAGAGTCGTCGCATTTCAATCCCACCCCTCGGATGGCCCTGTCAACATCCGCCGCGTCATCGTTGGTCACCCTTTCTCACCCCGACATCATTTGAATCAACGTTAGAAGCTGATCGCGAAATTCGCACGGCGCGTGACCTATTCAACGAAATGAGCGGAATACCTTTCACAACAGTAAATATCGAACCGTTCACCGGTTACCGGTCAGTAGGGCATTGGACCAGAGAAATAGCCCGACAGTGAAATCGGTTCATTGACAGGACTTTTCACAAATGAACCAGTAGAGATCACGAAGGTCGGTCATCACGGGACGAAATCTGTTCGACTCCAGTCAAATTCAAATGCTGACCACCAGGCGATACACGCATGGGCATTGCTGCCGGCCACTAAATCCGCGGGGATTTTTCAGAGATGCTGCTAAACCCGGTACCGCTGAGCACCCTCGAGCGACGATTTCGCATCTACGTCATCGCATCGCGGGTACACCCGATGTGCGGGTGTATTCCTTGGGTGGCACCGCACCACGGGCAGCAGCTGAACAGCTCAGGATGCCTGGTTCACAAGTCCCGGGAGAACTGATACATCTCGTCATCGAGACCGTCGAGATGCCAACCGACGGCGGTAAAGAACTCCAAGGCCGCCCGGTTGTCCGGGTCGACGAAGGCGACCCAGCGCCGCGCGGGCGGATGCTCTTCCCAGTTCAGCACCGCCGACAAGATGGCACGCCCCAGACCTACGCGCCTACGCCACGGGCAGACGGCCAGGTCGGTGATTGCGTGTGCAACACCCTCGGAGTCCCACGCGCACCCCGCCAGGCCGATCGGCGCTCCGTCGACATCGGTGATCACCAGTTGGACGCCCTCGCTCTCGGCCAGAACATGCTCGAGCCATTCCTCGTCGAGCGGACCCAGGCGGCGACAGAGCTCGTCATCGTCGAACCACGGCGCGACCCACCGCCAGTCGGCACGCACAATCCGCCGGATTCGCACGACATCAGCAGGCGACGGACTCACGGCCGGAGAAGATGCCGACTACTCCGCGGAGCGGTAGAACGGCTCGACCGTGCCGTTGACCTTGACGACCATCGGATTTCCGCGGCGGTCCTTGGCGGTGGGCACCTCCAGGCGAACCCAGCCCTCATCCACATCGTATTCGTGCACATTGGTCTTCTCGACGCCATTGAAGCGAATCCCCACGCCGCGGATCAGTGCGTCCTCGCTGTAGTGGGCACTCCGCGGATCGATGGAGAGGTGGTTCGGAGGAACGTCGTCGTTCTGGTGCTCGGAGTCGGTCGGGTGCTCAGACATGATGGCTTTCGTCCAATGCTGCGATGTTTCTCGGCTGTGGTCCCCAAAGAACCTACGCGAGTGGGGACGACCAGGTTAGCCCAGGTCGCTCGCGGCGCACCCACCGCGACGAATCCAACTACACCGCCGGGGGCACCAGCACGAGGGCGAACCCGTCAGCGGCCCGTCCCGTCTGGCGAGCCACCAACCTGGCCGCCGGGCCGGAGATCGCGGCATCGGCCGCGCCGGGCTCTGTCAGCCGAAGCCGGGCAGCGATATCACGCAGGTCCGCCTCGGCGTCGCTGCCATGGAACCCGTCGAGCCAGGACCACAGGGACGGGGCCATCGCCCTGGGCAGGGCCGTCGAACTGCTGACAAAACCGGTGAGCAGATCGCGGATGACCACTTGGGTCTCCCCGGCACCGAGTTGTGCGCACAGCCACGAATGCGCAGTCTGATCCAGAAACCCCCGCGCGGAGTGCAACAGCGCCCACGCGAAGGTCACCTCTGCCGCTCGGTCCATCGCCACCACTTCTCTACCTCCCCCGCCCATGACCTGATTTGCCGCCGGTTCGTCGCCGCGTCCGAGCCACCGTCACGTCGTACGCCGGTGGAGACACCCCTCAGATGCATCCGCTGACACATGGATCGACAGGCTGAGCCGACTCGGGCGCGAGCATGCCTGCGCCCGGCTGCTGTTGGGTGTAGTCGACATCCCCGTCCAGCGCCGGGGCGATCGGAACGAATCGACAGAACAGGGAGACCGCCAGCGCGCAGGGCCCGTCCGCCGGTTCGGCGTGGACCGGCGACGCCAGGACGACGGCGGCCGTGGACGCAGCAAGGGACGCGGCGATGGCTGCGCCGACAACGGTCGACAGCCTCCGTCGGTTCGCCGCGGCCGAGACACCCGGTCGCGGGCCGGTCATCCGGATGGTCCCCGTCATGCCACGCCCCTCTCCTGCCGCCGATGGCAAGACGCCCGACGCATCGAGCGCATTCCCCTCTCGTCGAGTCTATTCGAATGGACATTAAAATATGGGCAAATTGGGATACCGCCACCAGAGTGCGCATGGTTCTCACCCACCCGAAAGACCGGCGCGGCCTTCGATCAGGGTCAGCAGGTCGCGGAAGATCGCCTCGAGACCGTCCAGATCGGGAGCCAAGGCGGCTTGCTCGTAACCCACCAGGAGATAGAGGGCCGCGTCGGCGAACCGGCCGGCCCGGATCCCGTCGACACCCAGCTCAAGCGCCGCGTCGAACACCACCTGTTGCCGCAATCGGTCAACCTCGGACTGAATGGCGGCGACTTCGGGATCCACCCGGCTCCAGGCTCGTATCGCACATTCCGCGGGATGGTTCAGCCGCAACGCCACCTCGACGAGCCCCTCGATACGCCGCCGCGGATCGGGTTCGGCACAGATCACCTTGAGTTGGGCCAACGTGCCGTTGACTTTCCAGTATCCGATGAGTTGACGGCGATAGTCCGCCCAGTTGTCGAAGTAGTGATAGAACGATCCGGAGGTCACCCCCAGCCGGCGGCACACCTCTGCCAGCTTGAGCCCCAGATGGCCCCGGTCACCGAGGACTTCGAGCCCGACCGCCACGTAATCCTCACGGGTCACGGTCGGCCGGACCGCTGCGCGTCGTCAGGTCGGGGCACGCCGAAATTCTAATCTATGATAAATAACCAGGGGAAGCATCTCGCTGCACGCATTGCGCGCGAGACCCGCCGGCTCGATGGAGATCCGCAAATGACTGTCCGACCAGCCACCTCCGCCCGCGAGGACCGCGCAGACCCGGGTATGTGGACGCAACCCGACGCCGTGGCGACCTGGCTACGGACCCACGGCATCGACGTCAGCACTCCGCTGACCATCACCCGAGTGGGTATCGGCCAGTCGAACATCACCACACTCGTCGTCGACGCCGCGGGCCGGGAATGGGTGATGCGCGAGCCACCGGCAGGCACCGCGGGCGGTCACACCCACAATCTGGACCGGGAAGTCGGCATCCTGCGCGCACTGGCACACACCGGCGTACCCGTTCCGGCGGTCATCGGTACCGGCAGGAGCTCCGGCGGAGCTCCGTTCGTGGTCATGGAACGCGCCGCCGGTTCGGCACTGGAGACAGAAGACGATGCGTGCTCTCTCACACCGGACCAGCGGCATGCCCTCGGCCGTTCGGTGGCCGTGACCCTCGCCTCGCTGCATCGCTTGGACCCTGCGATCTTGAACATCGAGGTATCGGGCGACCCGTATCTGCTCCGCCAGATCCGCCGGGTGACGGCGGCATGGGAACGCGTTCGCGCCGAGAGCCGCCACGACGACGCTTGGTCGGCCACGCGTGACAAGCTGGCCGAACGCTTACCCGAGGACGCGCCGGCGGTCATCATGCATGGCGACTACCGGCTGTCCAATCTGTTGGTCGCCGACGGTCGGATCACCGCCGTGCTGGACTGGGAGCTGTGCACCGTCGGCGACCCACTCGCCGATCTGGCGTGGCTCCTCGACGATTGGCGACCTGCCGCGGAACCGGCCATCGTGATGCCGAGCCCCACCCGGGCCGGCGGTTTCCCGAATCGCGCCGAAATGATCGACATCTACCGGGATGCCACCGGCCGAGGCGTCGACAATCTCGACTACTACCGTGCCTTCACCCAGTGGCGGGCGGCAAGCCTGTTGGAGGGCGTGCGATTCCGCCGCCTGTCCGGAGCGATGGGAACGCACGCCGCCATCGACCCGGGTGCTCTCGAAGACTCGATCGGGGTGCTGCTGGCATCGGCGCGCGAGCACCTGCGCGGCATCGGCTGATCCAGCTCAACGATGCGCGGCGTCGGCAATACCGTACCGAATGATGGATTGAGCGTTCTCGACGACAGCCTCCACCGAGGAGCGACGCGGATTCCACCACTCCACCGCCCAATTCAACGCCCCGAGCACCAGCATCTGCGCGATGTACAGATCGAGATCGGGACGTAGGACGCCATCTCGGGCCACGTCGTTGATCAGTCTGCGCCAGATATCGCCGTAGCGTTCTTCCTCGAGAATCTGCCTCTTCCGGATTCCCTGAGGCACCTGACCGGCGTTTCGGATCGCGGCCGTCGTGTAGTCCGATATCTCCAATTCATGTCGCAGATGAGCCTCCGCGGCAACCAGTAATCGGTCCAGGGCCGGGGTTCCGTCGGGAATCTCGTCGAGCACCGACGCCACGTGCTCCCGCATATCCGCGATGCCCGCCCACATCACCTCTTCGATCAGTTCGTCGCGAGACGGGAAGTAGTAATAGATGGCGGGCGCCTGCAGATCCGCGGCGGCGGCGACATCGGTCAATCGAAGACCCGCATAGCCATGCTCAGACAGGACCCGAGCGGCGGCGTCGAGGATGCGCTTGCGCGTCAGAGCCGACTTGGATTCGTGCTCGGACTCGCCCGAATCCACCTGATTCGCCGACGTCGAGGGCCGATTGCTGTGCCTGGGCATTCCGACATGATACGGCCGGGCTCGCCCGGGTCGGTCGACATCCAACCGGGTCGGCGGTACCGCGACAGCCCGTCATCGTCCCGCCGCGCAACCGGCTCCCGCGATCACAAAAAATGAACACAAAATAAAAAATACTTGACCGGACCGCCTGCATTGCGCACAGTGATGGGTGGCCCCCGCCGCGCGGACCGCGACGGACGCTCAAGAACGCGATACTCGAACCTCGGTGAGATCACGCCCTGAACGGGCGACGCTCGGTTCGCGCCGCGAGCATCACCGGCCGAGCACCCCCTGGATCGGAGCGACGAACATGCACATATCGGCATCGGGTGGCGCGACCGCACCGTTCCGACGCAGCATCGCGCTGACCGCTCTCCTGCCGATCGCGGTTCTCGGCGCGGCTCCGGCGCATGCGGACAACCGCAGGCTCAACGAGAGCGTCATCGCCAATGTCTACACGGTGCAACGTCAGGCGGGCTGCCCGGCCGAGATCACCCGCAACCCTGCGCTGCAGCTTGCCGCCCAATGGCATGCGCGCGATGCGGTGGCCCATCGTGGCGTGTTCGGCGAACTCGGATCTGACGGTTCCACGTCGCAATCCCGCGCGGACAGAGCCGGCTACCGCGGGACCGCGCAGCAGACCGTTGCCATCAATCCGGCACTGGCCATCAGCGGAATCGAATTGATCAACCAGTGGTATCACAACCCCGTCTCCCTGGGAATCATGCGCAGTTGCGCCAACACCGAGATGGGGGTGTGGTCGGAGAACAGTCTTGACCGCACCGTCGTCGTCGCGGTGTACGGTCAGCCGAACTGAGCGGCCACCTGCATTGCCTCAGCGTACGTCGTCAGCCGGAATACGTTCGGCGACAAGACTACCCACCCGCACCCCGGCAGCTCATCAGCGTTGCCGTGACGCGCACCCGAGAAACTGGATGAACACATGACCACTGCCGATGACACCCGCGCCGGGTGCATGGTCGGGGACCCGACATCGGTCGAAACCCGCTTCGGCTTGCACAACTGTCATCTCACCACCGGCGGAAATCGTTGCGCGTTCAGGATTCCACCATGGGCCCGCGATCGGTCGGGACGACCGAGAGTGGGCGCACTGATGGTGCTGGCCGACCATATCCTCGGCGAACTCCCCTACTTGAACAGGCCGCCGAGAACCTGGACACTCACCGGGGAACTGACCCTCGATATCATCAGCGCGGTTCCGCTGGACGGGGAACTCTTCGCCGAAGCGCGAACCGTGGCCGGACGTTCGGAGACGTTCGTCGAATGTCACATCACCGACCGCACGGGCGAGATCGTGGCAGCCGGCACGACGCGCAGCGTCACCGTTCCGGCTGCCGGAGCAGATCCGTTGGCCGACAACGCTGCACGAGACAATGCCGCACGAGATGATGCGCCGATAAAGTGCGGTGA
The sequence above is drawn from the Mycolicibacterium neoaurum VKM Ac-1815D genome and encodes:
- a CDS encoding TetR/AcrR family transcriptional regulator, with the protein product MTREDYVAVGLEVLGDRGHLGLKLAEVCRRLGVTSGSFYHYFDNWADYRRQLIGYWKVNGTLAQLKVICAEPDPRRRIEGLVEVALRLNHPAECAIRAWSRVDPEVAAIQSEVDRLRQQVVFDAALELGVDGIRAGRFADAALYLLVGYEQAALAPDLDGLEAIFRDLLTLIEGRAGLSGG
- a CDS encoding TetR/AcrR family transcriptional regulator, with the protein product MPRHSNRPSTSANQVDSGESEHESKSALTRKRILDAAARVLSEHGYAGLRLTDVAAAADLQAPAIYYYFPSRDELIEEVMWAGIADMREHVASVLDEIPDGTPALDRLLVAAEAHLRHELEISDYTTAAIRNAGQVPQGIRKRQILEEERYGDIWRRLINDVARDGVLRPDLDLYIAQMLVLGALNWAVEWWNPRRSSVEAVVENAQSIIRYGIADAAHR
- a CDS encoding GNAT family N-acetyltransferase codes for the protein MSPSPADVVRIRRIVRADWRWVAPWFDDDELCRRLGPLDEEWLEHVLAESEGVQLVITDVDGAPIGLAGCAWDSEGVAHAITDLAVCPWRRRVGLGRAILSAVLNWEEHPPARRWVAFVDPDNRAALEFFTAVGWHLDGLDDEMYQFSRDL
- a CDS encoding CAP domain-containing protein, which translates into the protein MHISASGGATAPFRRSIALTALLPIAVLGAAPAHADNRRLNESVIANVYTVQRQAGCPAEITRNPALQLAAQWHARDAVAHRGVFGELGSDGSTSQSRADRAGYRGTAQQTVAINPALAISGIELINQWYHNPVSLGIMRSCANTEMGVWSENSLDRTVVVAVYGQPN
- a CDS encoding PaaI family thioesterase, whose translation is MTTADDTRAGCMVGDPTSVETRFGLHNCHLTTGGNRCAFRIPPWARDRSGRPRVGALMVLADHILGELPYLNRPPRTWTLTGELTLDIISAVPLDGELFAEARTVAGRSETFVECHITDRTGEIVAAGTTRSVTVPAAGADPLADNAARDNAARDDAPIKCGDIDRVLGLSYRQSGDLLHVEMTDPDGWVNGFGIMHGGISACVTELAAAEYVSARNPDLHTAHVHTTYLRPVVVGYPYVATARPYHIGRSSAVVEVLGFGGSGELCTVSTVTARRLGSVDRASALTSTSTDEEAR
- a CDS encoding phosphotransferase family protein → MTVRPATSAREDRADPGMWTQPDAVATWLRTHGIDVSTPLTITRVGIGQSNITTLVVDAAGREWVMREPPAGTAGGHTHNLDREVGILRALAHTGVPVPAVIGTGRSSGGAPFVVMERAAGSALETEDDACSLTPDQRHALGRSVAVTLASLHRLDPAILNIEVSGDPYLLRQIRRVTAAWERVRAESRHDDAWSATRDKLAERLPEDAPAVIMHGDYRLSNLLVADGRITAVLDWELCTVGDPLADLAWLLDDWRPAAEPAIVMPSPTRAGGFPNRAEMIDIYRDATGRGVDNLDYYRAFTQWRAASLLEGVRFRRLSGAMGTHAAIDPGALEDSIGVLLASAREHLRGIG
- a CDS encoding DUF3297 family protein, which encodes MSEHPTDSEHQNDDVPPNHLSIDPRSAHYSEDALIRGVGIRFNGVEKTNVHEYDVDEGWVRLEVPTAKDRRGNPMVVKVNGTVEPFYRSAE